The Bicyclus anynana chromosome 3, ilBicAnyn1.1, whole genome shotgun sequence genome has a window encoding:
- the LOC112048312 gene encoding uncharacterized protein LOC112048312, with the protein MAPPKKIVKRQQEIMIDFLEQNIEMAKGIPVSSPVTHEAMKEKWIKLTRKLNAVDGGDKKAVQGWKRYWFTWRHRCSKKAENVNKIKTMSPGDLHRFLPLDELEVRVLQLHQKQKGSIPKVEYIKQDSESDIEHEQDEETHFPVKVQIKEIKTMRPTTDYNSKINSIDPSTPPPQWALDLEDRRIAAEERMADALETIANTMRTQEERRSMLDERIADALTAIAGTLQEINSSSQHRNAMNHMPTQSDQESAMKDVIFL; encoded by the exons atgGCACCCCCAAAAAAGATAGTAAAACGTCAACAAGAGATTATGATAGACTTCCTGGAACAGAACATTGAAATGGCCAAGGGCATCCCTGTGAGTTCCCCGGTGACCCACGAGGCTATGAAGGAGAAGTGGATCAAACTGACAAGAAAACTTAACGCTGTTGATGGTGGCGATAAGAAGGCAGTGCAGGGATGGAAacgt TACTGGTTCACATGGCGACACAGATGCAGCAAGAAAGCcgaaaatgtaaacaaaatcaaaacaatGTCTCCGGGTGACCTACACAGGTTCCTGCCTCTGGATGAGCTGGAAGTTAGAGTCTTGCAGTTGCATCAGAAGCAAAAAGGTTCTATACCCAAGGTGGAGTACATAAAACAGGACTCAGAATCAGATATTGAACACGAGCAGGATGAAGAAACCCATTTCCCTGTTAAGGTCCaaataaaggaaataaaaacaatgaggCCTACAACAG ATTACAActctaaaataaatagtatagaCCCGAGTACGCCGCCGCCACAGTGGGCGTTGGACTTGGAAGACCGCAGGATAGCGGCCGAGGAGCGAATGGCCGACGCGTTGGAGACCATCGCCAACACCATGCGAACACAGGAAGAAAGACGCAGCATGTTGGACGAGAGGATAGCCGACGCGTTGACAGCCATCGCTGGCACCCTGCAGGAGATCAACAGTAGTTCACAACACAGGAACGCTATGAACCATATGCCCACGCAATCAGATCAAGAGAGTGCAATGAAAGATGTTATATTTCTATAG